The genome window TATTATCAACGAGCTGCCTTTTCAGGTCAACAAGGCGAAGCTGGTTGAAAAAATAGCTGAACTGGTTCGCGACAAGCGCCTGGAAGGAATTTCTGATCTCAGAGACGAGTCGGACCGCGACGGCATCCGCGTGGTGCTGGAACTCAAGCGGGGAGCGATCTCCCAGGTTGTTGTGAACACGCTTTATAAAAACACCCAGTTGCAGGAAACGTTTGGCATCATCCTGCTGGCTCTGGTCAACCAGCAGCCCAAGGTGTTGAACCTCAAGGAGATTTTGCGGAACTTCATTCTTTTCCGCAAGGAAGTGATCACCCGCCGGACCCAGTTTGACTTGAATAAAGCCAGGGAACGCGAGCATATCTTTGAAGGCTTGAAAATCGCCATCGACAATCTCGATGAAGTGGTGCGCGTGATTCGTGAATCGGAAAATCCTGCGGTCGCAAAAACTGAGTTGATGGCCCGCTTTGGCTTATCGGAAATACAGGCCAAAGCCATTCTCGATATGCGTCTGCATCGGTTGACCGGACTGGAACGCCAAAAAATCATCGATGAATTGGAAGCCATTAAACAGGAAATTATCAGGCTGGAAAATATTCTCGCCCACGAACAAGTGAAGTTGAATATCATCTGCGCGGAACTCACCGAGATTCGAGACAAATACGGCGATGACCGGCGCACCGAGATCATGGAATCGGAAGATTATGACATCGATATAGAAGACATGATCGCCGATGAGGATGTGGTTGTCGTGTATTCCCGTGGCGGGTATATCAAGCGGCAAGGCACCGACAACTACAGCGCCCAGCATCGTGGAGGCAAGGGCATCAAGGGGATGGACTTGAGAGAAGAAGATGTGGTTGAAAAACTGTTCATCGCCTCGACCTTGAGCTCGCTGTTGATATTCACCAGTATTGGTAAAGTGCATCTGCTCAAAGTTTACCGGATTCCAGAAGTCAGCCGTATCGCCAAAGGCAAATCGGTGGCCAATTTACTGCAACTGCAAGCCGGAGAAACCATCTCCAGTATCCTTTCCGTCCGCGAATTTGAAGAGAATAAATCCGTGGTTGTGGTGACGGCAAACGGGATCGTGAAAAAATCTTCGCTGATGGGCTATAGCAAACCCCGGCAGGGTGGGATTATCGGTCTGACGCTGGATGAGGGCGACCGGGTGATCGCCGCAGAATTGTGTGAGGACGAAAAGGAAATATTACTGGCCACGCATGCCGGGTACTCCATCCGCTTCAAGGCCAGTGAAATTAGGACTATCGGACGCACCGGCCGAGGGGTGCGCGGCATCAAGCTTCGCCAGGATGACCGGGTAGTCGGCGCCGAGATCGTGGAACCCGGCAACATGCTCCTCACCGTCACCGACAAAGGTTATGGGAAAAGAACTAATTTGGAAGAATATTCCATCCAGGGCCGTGGCGGGTATGGGGTCATGACCATCCGTTGTAACGACAAGACCGGCTCCGTCATTGCCATTCATCAGGTAACAGACAGCGAAGAGTTGTTGCTCATCACGTCCGGGGGCAATATTGTCCGTCTCAAAGTCACAGAAATTTCCGTGATCGGCCGCAATACTCAAGGGGTCCGGCTGGTGGGCCTGGGGCAGGACAACCGGGTGGTCAGCGTCGAAAAGCTGATCGAGTGATCTCGAGTCGCCCCGAATGACAAAGGCACCCGGAGCAATGCACTTCAATCCAGTATCGAGGGTTCATAGCCCGTTTCCATTTCTACGAGCCGAAGCCTCTTCTGCGCCGCCCCCTCACTTTTTCCGCCTGCTT of Nitrospinota bacterium contains these proteins:
- the gyrA gene encoding DNA gyrase subunit A, translating into MPEQIDQINIDDEMQSSYMDYAMSVIIGRALPDVRDGLKPVHRRVLYAMHEASNVFNRPYKKSARIVGDVLGKYHPHGDTAVYDTIVRLAQEFSQRYVIVDGQGNFGSIDGDSAAAMRYTEIRMAEVTQELLRDLEKDTVRFDPNYDESLLEPTVLPASFPHLLVNGSSGIAVGMATNIPPHNLREIIDATIHLIANPDCSIEELIAIVPGPDFPTRGFIYGTQGIRSAYRTGRGLIKVRGRVAVEPMEKGDRERVIINELPFQVNKAKLVEKIAELVRDKRLEGISDLRDESDRDGIRVVLELKRGAISQVVVNTLYKNTQLQETFGIILLALVNQQPKVLNLKEILRNFILFRKEVITRRTQFDLNKAREREHIFEGLKIAIDNLDEVVRVIRESENPAVAKTELMARFGLSEIQAKAILDMRLHRLTGLERQKIIDELEAIKQEIIRLENILAHEQVKLNIICAELTEIRDKYGDDRRTEIMESEDYDIDIEDMIADEDVVVVYSRGGYIKRQGTDNYSAQHRGGKGIKGMDLREEDVVEKLFIASTLSSLLIFTSIGKVHLLKVYRIPEVSRIAKGKSVANLLQLQAGETISSILSVREFEENKSVVVVTANGIVKKSSLMGYSKPRQGGIIGLTLDEGDRVIAAELCEDEKEILLATHAGYSIRFKASEIRTIGRTGRGVRGIKLRQDDRVVGAEIVEPGNMLLTVTDKGYGKRTNLEEYSIQGRGGYGVMTIRCNDKTGSVIAIHQVTDSEELLLITSGGNIVRLKVTEISVIGRNTQGVRLVGLGQDNRVVSVEKLIE